In the genome of Gloeotrichia echinulata CP02, one region contains:
- a CDS encoding diguanylate cyclase, with product MFAHKIMVIEDEKLLALDIRKSLQKLGCSVTEITDFGEDTIKKVAEIHPDLVLIDICVTGEINGMHLVDIIQKDFHVPVLYLTEYSEYLNLDKKQLSEPFSYILKPCAEKDLRVAIEMALYKHQIAQTYQAEKQRLTTILNSMGCGVVVTSTNGHIQMMNPIAEALTGWQQHEALGKDLAEVVRLIDKDMDEEVKNLTTRAMETGKVLNLPQNCTLIAKDGNKIPIGDSVAPIRDNHGNMTGAVLVFQDITQRKEIEAKLLRNACYDGLTKLPNRVLFLDRLRQAIERSKRRIDYRFAVLFLDLDGFKGINDRFGHGVGDDFLVEIAQRLESSLRSGDTVARFGGDEFAVLLEDIKDVTDATNVAKRIQENLGLPLILNEHQIFPTASIGIALSGRDSEEPQNLLRDADIAMYRAKRQGKARYGIFY from the coding sequence ATGTTCGCCCACAAAATCATGGTTATTGAGGATGAAAAACTCCTAGCCTTAGACATAAGAAAAAGTTTACAAAAGTTAGGCTGTTCTGTTACAGAAATTACTGATTTTGGTGAAGATACTATAAAAAAAGTAGCAGAAATCCACCCAGATTTAGTATTAATTGATATCTGCGTAACTGGAGAAATTAATGGTATGCACTTGGTAGACATTATCCAGAAAGATTTCCACGTACCCGTTTTATATTTAACGGAGTATTCAGAATATTTAAATTTAGATAAAAAGCAACTCAGTGAGCCGTTTAGTTACATCCTCAAGCCATGTGCGGAAAAAGACTTGCGTGTTGCTATTGAGATGGCACTTTACAAGCACCAAATCGCCCAGACATATCAAGCAGAAAAACAGAGACTGACAACTATTCTTAATAGTATGGGCTGTGGAGTGGTAGTCACATCTACCAATGGCCATATCCAAATGATGAATCCCATCGCCGAAGCGCTGACCGGTTGGCAACAACATGAAGCATTGGGTAAAGACTTAGCAGAAGTTGTCAGGCTGATTGACAAAGATATGGATGAAGAAGTTAAAAATTTAACCACAAGGGCAATGGAAACGGGTAAAGTTTTGAATCTACCGCAAAACTGTACACTGATTGCCAAAGATGGTAACAAAATACCAATTGGGGATAGTGTTGCACCTATCCGCGATAATCATGGTAATATGACTGGAGCGGTATTAGTTTTTCAAGACATTACTCAGCGCAAGGAGATAGAAGCCAAATTGCTGCGTAATGCATGTTATGATGGACTGACTAAATTACCCAATCGAGTTTTATTTCTAGATCGGCTCAGACAAGCAATTGAACGTAGCAAACGACGCATCGATTATCGTTTTGCCGTTTTGTTTTTGGATTTAGATGGCTTTAAGGGAATTAATGATCGCTTTGGTCATGGAGTTGGCGATGATTTTTTAGTAGAAATTGCCCAACGCTTAGAGTCTAGCTTACGCAGTGGCGATACTGTCGCCCGATTTGGCGGTGACGAATTTGCAGTCCTTTTAGAGGATATCAAAGACGTTACAGATGCTACCAATGTTGCCAAACGCATTCAAGAAAATCTCGGGTTACCACTTATCCTCAATGAACATCAAATATTTCCCACAGCTAGCATTGGTATTGCTTTGAGTGGCCGTGATTCTGAGGAACCACAAAATCTGCTGCGCGATGCTGATATCGCCATGTACCGTGCGAAACGTCAAGGAAAGGCTCGTTATGGTATATTTTATTAA
- the rbsK gene encoding ribokinase, which yields MSIIVFGSINIDLVATAPRLPLPGETLLGEDFIKVPGGKGANQAVALTRLGIPTQMVGRVGANGFATELIENLQNSAVQTNNIFVDETVSSGVAMITVNHAGENQIVVIPGANGRVNQEDVQRLSHLLPGSSALLLQLEIPISTVVSAAKVAALAGVKVILDPAPAQSDLPDELYPLVDIMTPNEIEAGQLVGFPVNDPQSAAKAAAVLLQRGVKCAIIKLGAKGVFCANAEASFFVPAFVVNTVDTVAAGDAFNGGLTAALYEGLSLHQAVIWGASAGALATTKLGAQTSLPDRLTFDAFLKERGV from the coding sequence ATGTCCATTATAGTCTTCGGCAGCATTAATATAGACTTAGTAGCCACCGCACCCCGCCTACCACTCCCAGGAGAAACCTTGTTAGGAGAAGACTTTATTAAAGTACCAGGAGGCAAAGGTGCAAATCAAGCCGTAGCATTAACCCGCTTGGGAATTCCTACCCAGATGGTGGGACGTGTAGGCGCAAATGGTTTCGCTACAGAACTGATTGAAAATTTGCAAAATTCTGCTGTACAAACCAATAATATTTTTGTGGATGAAACGGTTAGTTCTGGCGTCGCCATGATCACTGTAAATCATGCAGGTGAAAATCAAATTGTGGTAATTCCCGGTGCAAATGGGCGAGTCAATCAGGAAGATGTACAAAGATTATCTCATTTATTACCAGGAAGTTCAGCGCTGCTTTTACAATTAGAAATTCCCATCTCTACTGTAGTTTCTGCTGCTAAAGTTGCAGCATTAGCAGGAGTAAAAGTAATTCTCGACCCCGCACCAGCACAATCTGATTTACCAGATGAACTTTACCCGTTAGTGGATATTATGACACCAAATGAAATTGAAGCCGGACAGTTGGTGGGTTTTCCTGTAAATGACCCACAGTCAGCAGCAAAAGCAGCTGCAGTGTTATTGCAACGGGGTGTGAAATGTGCGATTATCAAACTCGGTGCTAAAGGTGTTTTCTGTGCAAATGCTGAAGCAAGTTTTTTTGTCCCTGCATTCGTAGTAAATACAGTTGATACAGTCGCCGCTGGCGATGCTTTTAATGGTGGTTTAACAGCCGCACTTTACGAAGGACTTTCTTTACATCAGGCGGTGATTTGGGGTGCATCTGCGGGTGCTTTAGCTACTACAAAACTCGGCGCACAAACTTCTTTACCTGATAGGTTGACTTTTGATGCGTTTCTCAAGGAGAGGGGAGTTTAA
- a CDS encoding calcium-binding protein — protein MPSVEADDIREHRIKTEILVDAEDKEERAMGWYYYLDDSLNFPFLAKWKKKSRKSSTVEEKEVEVLGMAPDDECLKDMFVEVGYPGGKDEDIFTAKLSEIEQIDADEDTKEALADWQYWLSRGYKF, from the coding sequence ATGCCTAGTGTTGAAGCTGACGACATCAGAGAGCATCGCATTAAAACAGAGATCCTTGTTGATGCCGAGGACAAAGAGGAACGGGCGATGGGTTGGTACTACTACCTCGACGATTCTCTGAACTTTCCCTTTCTGGCTAAGTGGAAAAAGAAGTCACGCAAATCATCGACCGTCGAAGAGAAAGAAGTTGAAGTTCTGGGAATGGCTCCAGATGATGAGTGCTTAAAAGATATGTTTGTAGAAGTGGGTTATCCAGGTGGTAAAGATGAAGATATATTTACTGCCAAACTATCGGAAATAGAACAAATTGATGCCGATGAGGATACCAAAGAAGCACTCGCAGACTGGCAATATTGGCTCTCTAGGGGTTACAAGTTTTAA
- a CDS encoding DciA family protein, with translation MSLKSVNDILIILEQQAKWQEQPFQRLLLCWQEVVGPVVATHARPLSIQRDVLRVATSSAAWAQNLTFGRQSLLVKLNAKLPTPLVDIRFSGAGWQTPLEKEQQELPLLPSHHPSYLGDVSNSPPENSPNTENANAAFENWAKAIQVRSHGLPLCPQCQCPTPPGELQRWRVCSPCAAKQLR, from the coding sequence ATGTCTTTGAAATCTGTTAATGATATTTTAATTATTCTGGAACAGCAGGCTAAATGGCAGGAGCAACCCTTTCAACGCTTACTCCTGTGTTGGCAAGAGGTTGTTGGCCCAGTGGTGGCTACTCATGCTCGACCATTATCGATTCAGCGTGATGTTTTGCGGGTAGCAACTTCTAGTGCTGCTTGGGCACAAAATTTGACTTTTGGACGCCAGAGCCTGCTGGTAAAGTTGAATGCCAAGCTACCTACGCCTTTGGTGGATATTCGCTTTTCTGGTGCCGGTTGGCAAACTCCACTAGAGAAGGAACAGCAGGAACTCCCGCTTTTGCCGAGTCACCATCCTAGTTATCTGGGTGATGTGAGTAATTCCCCACCTGAAAATTCACCGAATACTGAGAACGCCAACGCTGCTTTTGAGAATTGGGCTAAAGCAATACAAGTGCGATCGCATGGTTTACCCCTTTGTCCCCAGTGTCAATGTCCCACACCACCAGGGGAACTCCAGCGGTGGCGTGTTTGTTCTCCCTGTGCCGCCAAGCAGTTGCGTTGA
- the menD gene encoding 2-succinyl-5-enolpyruvyl-6-hydroxy-3-cyclohexene-1-carboxylic-acid synthase, whose product MPIAFTNINQLWADIFTETLKRLGLTCAVICPGSRSTPLAVAFSQQKPDIEAISILDERSAAFFALGQAKATGRPVVLLCTSGTAGANFYPAVIEAKESRVPLLVLTADRPPELRDCHSGQTIDQLKLYSSYPNWQTEIALPSPNMGMLAYLRQTVIHSWERCLNPIQGPVHLNIPFRDPLAPIPHPETFDQTSLQILQSQFDPEEFFAGIGNTTSFPNPHYPLSPEESPPSPIPNPQEWLQSDQGIIIAGVAQPQQPQEYCRAIAQLSQTLKWPVLAEGLSPVRNYAHLNPYIISTYDLILRNPQLAKQLAAKMVIQVGDLPTSKELRTWIDTTQPQRWIIDPSYQNLDPLHGRTIHLRIAVEKMGGWGASREFSSSTCEYLQMWCSAEAQVRAAIDQKMGTMEELFESKAAWLLSVTLPPGTPLFISNSMPVRDVEFFWKPNNLGVRSHFNRGANGIDGTLSTALGIAHRHQSSVMLTGDLALLHDTNGFLIRNKFVGHLTILLINNNGGGIFEMLPIAKFDPPFEEFFGTPQDIDFAQLCATYGVEHELIISWEQLQQRLNPLPNQGIRVLEVRTNRKVDAKWRKDNLGEFAADIIAFSSKNRPASTTSV is encoded by the coding sequence ATGCCGATCGCCTTTACAAATATTAATCAACTTTGGGCTGATATCTTCACCGAAACACTCAAGCGCCTAGGATTGACCTGTGCTGTAATTTGTCCAGGTTCACGTTCCACACCCCTAGCAGTCGCGTTTTCCCAGCAAAAACCCGATATTGAAGCCATTTCCATTCTAGATGAACGCTCCGCCGCCTTTTTCGCCTTGGGACAAGCTAAAGCCACAGGACGCCCAGTCGTACTCCTTTGCACCTCTGGGACAGCAGGAGCGAATTTTTACCCAGCAGTCATTGAAGCCAAAGAAAGTCGCGTACCCCTATTAGTATTAACCGCCGATAGACCACCAGAACTGCGAGATTGTCACTCTGGACAAACAATAGATCAGTTGAAATTGTATAGTAGTTACCCAAACTGGCAAACAGAAATAGCCTTACCCTCCCCAAACATGGGAATGCTAGCTTATTTGCGGCAAACAGTAATTCATAGCTGGGAGCGTTGCTTAAATCCCATCCAAGGGCCAGTACATCTGAATATACCCTTTCGTGACCCCCTCGCCCCCATTCCCCACCCAGAGACATTTGATCAAACATCTTTACAAATATTGCAGTCCCAATTTGACCCAGAAGAATTCTTTGCTGGAATCGGAAACACAACCTCATTCCCCAATCCCCATTACCCCTTATCCCCAGAGGAGTCCCCACCTTCCCCAATCCCCAATCCCCAAGAATGGTTACAATCTGACCAAGGAATCATCATCGCCGGTGTAGCCCAACCGCAACAACCACAGGAATATTGTAGAGCGATCGCCCAACTTTCCCAAACCCTCAAATGGCCCGTACTCGCAGAGGGACTTTCCCCCGTAAGAAATTATGCCCACCTCAACCCCTATATAATTTCCACCTATGACCTAATTTTGCGAAATCCCCAGCTAGCAAAACAGCTAGCAGCTAAAATGGTAATTCAAGTAGGTGATCTGCCTACAAGTAAAGAACTGCGTACCTGGATAGATACCACCCAACCGCAACGCTGGATAATTGACCCTAGTTACCAAAATCTCGACCCTTTACATGGGAGGACAATTCATCTACGAATTGCGGTAGAAAAAATGGGGGGATGGGGCGCAAGTAGAGAATTTTCTTCCTCAACTTGTGAATATTTGCAAATGTGGTGTAGCGCTGAAGCTCAAGTTAGGGCTGCTATTGACCAAAAAATGGGGACAATGGAAGAGTTATTTGAAAGTAAAGCTGCTTGGTTGCTTTCTGTGACACTACCACCGGGAACGCCGTTATTTATCTCCAACAGTATGCCCGTGCGGGATGTAGAATTTTTCTGGAAACCGAATAATTTAGGTGTGCGATCGCATTTTAACCGTGGTGCAAATGGGATTGATGGTACATTATCCACAGCTTTAGGAATTGCCCACCGTCATCAAAGTAGTGTAATGTTGACAGGAGATTTAGCCCTGTTGCATGATACCAATGGATTTTTAATCAGAAATAAGTTTGTTGGACACCTAACAATTTTGTTAATTAATAACAACGGCGGCGGGATTTTTGAAATGTTACCCATTGCCAAATTTGACCCGCCATTTGAAGAATTTTTTGGTACACCTCAAGATATTGATTTTGCTCAATTATGCGCTACCTATGGTGTAGAGCATGAATTAATTATATCTTGGGAGCAGTTACAGCAAAGATTAAACCCGCTGCCAAATCAGGGAATTCGGGTTTTAGAGGTAAGGACAAATAGGAAAGTCGATGCGAAATGGCGAAAGGATAATTTAGGGGAATTTGCAGCGGATATTATTGCTTTTTCCAGCAAGAATCGCCCAGCTTCGACTACTTCGGTTTGA
- the folB gene encoding dihydroneopterin aldolase has product MDSINLTGIRCYGYVGYLPEEQVLGQWFEVDVKLWLDISMAAYTDAIEDTIDYRHIISLVQHLVKTSKFALVERLAGAIAESILQQSDRVTQVQVTVSKPAAPIPDFDGKISIELTRTK; this is encoded by the coding sequence ATGGACTCGATTAATTTAACGGGAATTCGCTGCTATGGCTATGTTGGGTATCTGCCAGAGGAACAAGTGCTAGGACAATGGTTTGAGGTGGATGTGAAGTTATGGCTGGATATCTCTATGGCGGCTTACACTGACGCCATTGAAGACACTATAGATTACCGCCACATTATTAGCCTAGTGCAACACCTAGTCAAGACATCCAAGTTTGCTTTGGTGGAACGGTTAGCCGGGGCGATCGCTGAATCTATTCTACAACAGAGCGATCGCGTCACACAAGTTCAAGTCACAGTCAGCAAACCCGCTGCACCCATTCCTGATTTTGACGGCAAAATTAGCATTGAATTGACTAGAACTAAGTAG
- a CDS encoding transposase family protein — translation MSDVLGYIKNNSQETQRLVGLKYEQLEQLINQAIALHTQKQQDIEAKKVRIINKGGGRKVKLSTEEQILLTLIYLRHLTTFQLLGIQFGVSESTANDTFNYWFPILQQILPSSLLQQVKKNISDYEVVQEILTDYELIVDTSEQARERPGDYKEQSKYYSGKKKHHTFKNQITVLPDGKDIVDVIAGEPGPKSDINLFRSGQNAFNPHQKFKGDKGYEGEASIKTPTKKPKKGELTRSEKEKNKVIASERIFVEHLIRVIKIFRVASERFRLNTSKYEQIIMTICGLVRLRIGALVL, via the coding sequence ATGAGTGACGTATTAGGTTACATTAAAAATAACTCCCAGGAAACCCAGCGATTAGTTGGTCTAAAGTATGAGCAACTAGAACAACTAATAAACCAGGCGATAGCCTTACATACCCAAAAGCAACAGGACATCGAAGCGAAGAAAGTTAGAATCATAAATAAAGGGGGCGGTCGTAAGGTAAAGCTATCAACAGAAGAGCAAATTCTTTTAACTTTGATATATTTACGACATTTAACAACATTTCAATTGTTAGGTATCCAGTTTGGAGTGAGTGAATCAACCGCAAACGATACATTTAACTACTGGTTCCCAATCCTACAACAAATCCTGCCATCAAGTTTACTTCAACAGGTAAAAAAAAACATCAGTGATTACGAGGTAGTGCAAGAAATCCTAACCGACTATGAACTAATAGTAGATACTTCGGAACAGGCTAGAGAGCGACCAGGCGACTATAAAGAGCAGTCCAAGTATTACTCAGGCAAGAAAAAGCACCATACCTTTAAAAACCAAATTACTGTTTTACCAGATGGCAAAGATATTGTTGATGTAATCGCGGGAGAACCAGGACCAAAAAGTGATATAAATTTGTTTCGCTCAGGGCAGAATGCATTTAATCCTCATCAAAAGTTTAAAGGAGATAAAGGTTATGAAGGAGAAGCATCGATTAAAACTCCGACAAAAAAGCCAAAAAAAGGAGAATTAACTCGGTCAGAAAAAGAGAAAAATAAAGTAATTGCATCTGAACGAATATTTGTTGAACATTTGATTCGTGTAATTAAGATATTTAGAGTGGCATCTGAAAGATTCAGATTAAATACAAGTAAATACGAACAAATAATTATGACAATATGTGGGCTTGTAAGATTGCGAATAGGAGCCTTGGTTTTATAA
- a CDS encoding helix-turn-helix domain-containing protein produces METTINPSSVNPFALPSVSLKERSHLPTTPCIYFAIDSKGIIQYIGQSSNPALRWINHHRYSLLLGMEDVKIAYLSVDTSLLLQVERALIEYFDPPLNQLRGVPNRIHKKGLHPWTALRESLGLTQRQIAEAVGVTDQTVSNWERGVHAPRLTLRQTIKLCKITRSTVENLADLFEPEKD; encoded by the coding sequence ATGGAAACGACGATTAATCCCTCTAGCGTTAATCCCTTTGCCCTGCCTTCAGTTTCACTAAAAGAGCGATCGCATTTACCCACAACACCCTGTATTTACTTTGCTATCGATTCAAAAGGGATAATTCAATACATTGGGCAGTCAAGTAATCCGGCTTTGCGATGGATTAACCATCATCGCTACTCACTTTTGTTGGGTATGGAGGATGTAAAGATTGCTTATTTATCGGTTGACACTAGTTTGCTGCTGCAAGTCGAAAGAGCATTAATTGAATATTTTGACCCACCGCTAAATCAATTACGAGGCGTACCTAATCGAATCCATAAGAAAGGATTACATCCGTGGACTGCCTTAAGAGAGTCACTAGGACTCACTCAAAGACAAATAGCAGAGGCAGTAGGCGTTACTGATCAAACTGTTTCCAACTGGGAGCGCGGAGTTCATGCTCCGCGACTGACCTTAAGGCAAACCATCAAACTTTGCAAAATCACAAGATCCACGGTTGAAAATTTGGCTGATTTATTTGAACCAGAAAAAGATTAG
- a CDS encoding nucleoside deaminase — translation MDEFIQAAIQEAKQGRQEGGIPIGSVLVKDGKIVGRGHNKRVQDGDPVTHAEIDCLRNAGRVGNYKGTTLYSTLMPCYLCAGAVVQFGIKKVIAGESRTFPGAKEFMVSHGVEVIDLNLDECEQMMSEFIETNSELWNEDIGK, via the coding sequence ATGGATGAATTTATACAGGCTGCAATTCAAGAAGCAAAGCAAGGTAGACAAGAAGGCGGAATTCCCATCGGTTCCGTTCTCGTCAAGGATGGTAAAATCGTCGGCAGAGGACACAACAAGCGCGTACAAGACGGTGATCCTGTCACCCACGCCGAAATCGATTGTCTCCGCAATGCAGGTAGAGTAGGCAATTACAAAGGTACAACATTATATTCAACCTTAATGCCGTGCTATTTGTGCGCTGGCGCCGTGGTACAATTTGGCATTAAAAAAGTCATCGCCGGAGAATCGAGAACTTTTCCTGGTGCCAAAGAATTTATGGTATCTCATGGTGTGGAAGTAATTGATCTCAATCTTGATGAATGCGAACAGATGATGAGTGAATTTATTGAAACTAATTCTGAACTGTGGAATGAGGATATTGGGAAATAG
- a CDS encoding PspA/IM30 family protein: protein MEVMKRIVRVIRANVNSLIASTEDPEKILEKTVLEMQENLLQLRRGVAQAIAIQKRTQRQATLGQSTAEEWYRRAQLALQQGNETLAREALTKRRVYQETATALFHQIDEQQELVTKLKKDMRTLELKIAEAKTKKDMYIARARSAEASFRLQELLSEVSPTSSLNAFERMEAKVLQIEAKSEAMAQLSGDNLQQRITSLESTHDIDAELAAMKNTHSQQQLPKS from the coding sequence ATGGAAGTTATGAAGCGTATTGTGCGGGTGATTCGCGCTAATGTCAATAGTTTAATCGCCAGTACGGAAGATCCAGAAAAGATTCTGGAAAAGACCGTCTTGGAAATGCAAGAAAATCTGTTGCAATTGCGGCGAGGAGTAGCACAAGCGATCGCTATCCAAAAACGCACCCAACGGCAGGCGACCCTTGGACAGTCTACCGCAGAAGAATGGTATCGTCGCGCCCAACTGGCATTGCAACAAGGGAATGAAACTCTAGCACGGGAAGCTCTGACTAAACGCCGAGTTTACCAAGAAACTGCCACCGCCCTCTTTCACCAGATCGACGAGCAACAGGAATTGGTGACTAAACTAAAAAAGGATATGCGAACCCTAGAGTTAAAAATAGCCGAGGCGAAAACCAAAAAGGATATGTATATAGCCCGTGCGCGTTCAGCCGAGGCGTCTTTTAGACTCCAGGAACTGCTGAGTGAAGTTTCTCCCACCAGCAGCTTAAATGCCTTTGAGCGCATGGAAGCAAAAGTCTTGCAAATCGAAGCTAAATCAGAAGCTATGGCTCAACTTAGTGGCGACAACTTGCAACAACGCATTACTTCCCTAGAATCTACTCATGATATTGATGCCGAACTAGCAGCAATGAAAAATACCCATAGCCAACAGCAGTTACCCAAAAGTTAA
- a CDS encoding helix-turn-helix transcriptional regulator, which produces MKNKIDSLIKRLGVSAYRFAEDTGITKNTVYSLKNNPSQFPSGEVFDRIISTYKVSVNEIIEWVEKDGNDD; this is translated from the coding sequence ATGAAAAATAAAATTGATTCTCTTATAAAACGATTAGGTGTTAGTGCTTATCGTTTCGCTGAAGACACAGGTATCACCAAAAATACCGTTTACTCACTTAAAAACAATCCTTCTCAGTTCCCGTCAGGAGAAGTATTTGACCGCATCATCTCTACCTACAAAGTCTCTGTAAATGAAATTATTGAATGGGTTGAGAAAGATGGAAACGACGATTAA
- the menB gene encoding 1,4-dihydroxy-2-naphthoyl-CoA synthase: MQIDWQTVKTYEDILYQKTDGIAKITINRPHKRNAFRPKTVFELYNAFCDVREDTTIGVVLFTGAGPHTDGKYAFCSGGDQSVRGHAGYVDDDGTPRLNVLDLQRLIRSMPKVVIALVAGYAIGGGHVLHLICDLTIAADNAIFGQTGPKVGSFDGGFGASYLARIVGQKKAREIWFLCRQYDAQQAQEMGLVNCVVPVEKLEAEGIQWAQEILEKSPIAIRCLKAAFNADCDGQAGLQELAGNATLLYYMTEEGAEGKQAFLEKRPPNFRDFPWLP; the protein is encoded by the coding sequence ATGCAAATCGACTGGCAAACTGTCAAAACTTACGAAGATATTCTGTATCAAAAAACTGATGGAATCGCTAAAATTACCATCAATCGCCCCCACAAACGTAATGCTTTCCGCCCCAAAACTGTATTTGAACTTTACAATGCTTTTTGTGATGTCCGTGAAGATACGACTATAGGCGTCGTACTGTTTACGGGAGCAGGACCACATACTGATGGAAAATATGCCTTTTGTTCTGGTGGGGATCAAAGCGTGCGGGGACACGCGGGTTATGTTGATGACGACGGTACCCCCCGCTTAAACGTGCTAGACTTGCAACGCCTGATTCGCTCCATGCCAAAGGTGGTAATTGCTTTGGTAGCTGGGTATGCCATTGGTGGTGGTCATGTTTTACATTTAATTTGTGACCTCACCATCGCCGCCGATAATGCCATTTTTGGACAAACAGGTCCGAAAGTTGGCAGTTTTGACGGTGGTTTTGGCGCCAGTTATCTCGCCCGCATCGTCGGACAAAAAAAAGCGCGAGAAATTTGGTTTCTTTGTCGTCAATATGATGCCCAACAAGCACAAGAAATGGGCTTAGTTAATTGTGTTGTGCCAGTAGAAAAACTGGAAGCCGAAGGTATTCAATGGGCACAGGAAATTTTAGAAAAAAGTCCGATCGCGATTCGCTGTCTCAAAGCAGCATTCAACGCCGATTGTGACGGACAAGCTGGTTTACAAGAACTTGCCGGCAACGCTACTTTACTTTATTACATGACAGAAGAGGGAGCGGAGGGTAAACAAGCCTTTCTCGAAAAGCGTCCACCAAATTTTCGCGATTTCCCTTGGCTACCTTAA
- a CDS encoding NUDIX hydrolase — protein sequence MKNMKKWKILQSKMVLDHRWCQVRQDEIELPNGKIIDDYFVSIKPDIAMVLPVTSSQEIIFVRQYRHAVGEFFLELPAGLFDPAQESAEVAATRELQEETGYIAQQISKIATIYDKPSKDTNQIHLFLAKNVIKAGEQNLDNTEEIEVVFIPVESVVDKISQGEISVAGSIAAIFLGLNFLKAGNIDTLA from the coding sequence ATGAAAAACATGAAAAAATGGAAAATTTTGCAATCGAAAATGGTCTTGGATCATCGCTGGTGTCAGGTAAGGCAAGATGAAATAGAATTACCTAATGGTAAAATTATAGATGATTATTTTGTCAGCATTAAACCAGATATTGCAATGGTCTTACCTGTAACCAGTAGCCAGGAGATTATATTTGTCAGACAATACAGACATGCAGTAGGTGAATTCTTTTTAGAATTACCAGCTGGTCTTTTTGATCCAGCACAAGAGAGTGCGGAAGTAGCAGCCACCAGAGAACTGCAAGAAGAGACTGGTTATATTGCCCAACAAATTAGCAAAATCGCAACCATCTATGATAAACCTAGTAAAGACACTAACCAAATACATTTGTTTTTAGCAAAAAATGTCATCAAAGCTGGAGAGCAAAATCTAGACAATACAGAAGAAATCGAAGTTGTATTCATTCCTGTAGAATCAGTTGTAGATAAAATTTCTCAAGGTGAAATTTCTGTTGCTGGTAGCATTGCAGCTATTTTTTTAGGTTTAAATTTTCTCAAGGCTGGTAATATTGACACTCTTGCATAA
- a CDS encoding nucleoside hydrolase, whose protein sequence is MSKQLVLMDHDGGVDDYLATMLLLTMDHIELLGVVVTPADCYVQPAVSATRKILDLMEFSHIPVAESTVRGINPFPTLYRRDSFIVDHLPILNQREIINTPLVAETGQDFMIRVLREASQPVTLMVTGPLTTVAVALETAPDIEAKIQKIVWMGGALNVSGNVEKSLEAGQDGSAEWNVYWDPISAARVWETQIEIIMCPLDLTNNVPVTSELVQKMGRQRHYPLSDFAGQCYALVIPQDYYFWDVLATAYLGQPEFYKLREWETEIITAGVSQGRTKVVSGGRQIYAMDQVDKEAFYAYILQQLAR, encoded by the coding sequence ATGTCAAAACAATTGGTATTAATGGACCACGATGGTGGTGTAGATGATTATCTGGCAACAATGCTGTTGTTGACGATGGATCATATTGAACTTCTTGGTGTCGTCGTCACTCCAGCTGATTGTTATGTGCAACCCGCTGTCAGTGCGACACGTAAAATTCTAGATTTGATGGAATTTTCTCATATTCCGGTTGCAGAAAGTACAGTGCGGGGTATAAATCCTTTTCCTACTCTCTATCGTCGCGATTCGTTTATTGTTGACCATCTTCCCATTCTCAATCAACGTGAAATCATTAACACACCCCTGGTTGCTGAAACAGGTCAAGATTTTATGATCAGAGTATTGCGTGAAGCATCTCAACCAGTTACGCTGATGGTTACTGGACCATTGACGACAGTAGCAGTAGCACTAGAAACAGCACCAGATATTGAAGCGAAAATTCAAAAAATTGTCTGGATGGGTGGTGCGTTGAATGTCTCTGGGAATGTGGAAAAAAGTTTAGAAGCAGGACAAGATGGTTCTGCTGAATGGAATGTGTATTGGGACCCAATTTCAGCCGCACGAGTTTGGGAAACCCAAATTGAAATTATTATGTGTCCTTTGGATTTAACTAACAATGTGCCCGTGACATCAGAATTAGTGCAAAAAATGGGGCGACAACGCCACTATCCTTTATCTGATTTTGCCGGACAATGTTATGCATTGGTTATTCCTCAAGATTATTATTTTTGGGATGTACTCGCAACGGCTTATCTGGGACAACCGGAATTTTATAAATTGCGCGAATGGGAAACAGAAATTATCACGGCTGGTGTCAGTCAAGGGCGGACTAAAGTAGTCTCTGGTGGTCGTCAGATCTATGCTATGGATCAGGTAGATAAAGAGGCTTTTTACGCTTACATCTTGCAGCAATTAGCAAGGTAA